In Rhinopithecus roxellana isolate Shanxi Qingling chromosome 4, ASM756505v1, whole genome shotgun sequence, a single genomic region encodes these proteins:
- the LOC104670835 gene encoding LOW QUALITY PROTEIN: olfactory receptor 1F12 (The sequence of the model RefSeq protein was modified relative to this genomic sequence to represent the inferred CDS: inserted 2 bases in 1 codon), whose amino-acid sequence MEKKNQTNISEFLLLGFSSWQQQQVLLFVLFLCLYLTGLFGNLLILLAIGSDHCLHTPMYFFLANLSLVDLCLASATVPKMLLNIQTQTQTISYPGCLAQMYFSMMFANMDNFLLTVMAYDRYVAICHPLHYSTIMAPRLCASLVAVPWVIAILNPLLHILMMAHLHFCSDNVIHHFFCDINSLLPLSCSDTSLNQLSVLAMVGLIFVVPSVCILVSYVLIVSAVMKVPSAQGNLKAFSTCGSHLALVILFYGAITGVYMSPLSNHSAEKDSAASVIFMAVVPVLNPFIYSLRNNELKGTLKKTLSRPGTVAHACNPSTLGXQGGWITSSGDRDHPG is encoded by the exons atggaaaagaaaaatcaaaccaatATCTCTGAATTTCTCCTCCTGGGCTTCTCAAGTTGGCAACAACAGCAGGTACTACTCTTTGTACTTTTCCTGTGTCTCTATTTAACAGGGCTGTTTGGAAACTTACTCATCTTGCTGGCCATTGGCTCAGATCATTGCCTCCACACACCCATGTATTTCTTCCTTGCCAATCTGTCCTTGGTAGACCTCTGCCTTGCCTCAGCCACAGTCCCCAAGATGCTACTGAACATCCAAACCCAAACTCAAACCATCTCCTATCCCGGCTGCCTGGCTCAGATGTATTTCTCTATGATGTTTGCCAACATGGACAATTTTCTTCTCACCGTGATGGCATATGACCGTTACGTGGCCATCTGTCACCCTTTACATTACTCCACCATTATGGCCCCACGCCTCTGTGCCTCTCTGGTAGCCGTACCTTGGGTCATTGCCATTTTGAACCCTCTCTTGCACATTCTTATGATGGCCCATCTGCATTTCTGCTCTGATAATGTTATCCACCATTTCTTCTGTGATATCAactctctcctccctctgtccTGTTCTGACACCAGTCTTAATCAGTTGAGTGTTCTGGCTATGGTGGGGTTGATCTTTGTGGTACCTTCAGTGTGTATCCTGGTATCCTATGTCCTCATTGTTTCTGCTGTAATGAAAGTCCCTTCTGCCCAAGGAAACCTCAAGGCTTTCTCTACCTGTGGATCTCACCTTGCCCTGGTCATTCTTTTCTATGGAGCAATCACAGGGGTCTATATGAGCCCCTTATCCAATCACTCTGCTGAAAAAGACTCAGCTGCATCAGTCATTTTTATGGCTGTAGTGCCTGTATTGAATCCATTCATTTACAGTTTAAGAAACAATGAACTGAAGGGGACTTTAAAAAAGACCCTAAGC aggccaggcacagtggctcatgcttgtaatcccagcactttggg gcaaggtgggtggatcacgagttcaggagatcgagaccatcctggctaa